The proteins below are encoded in one region of Corynebacterium felinum:
- a CDS encoding copper chaperone PCu(A)C, protein MSLKLNRRAGLALTAVTVAGLLLAGCSNSAQDSTAKVDTASSAAATTSATATEAQKITFTDSYIKAMAPGADMTAVFGVLHNNTDKDINIVAFKADIDADVFELHEVVDGKMRMKEGGFIIPAGQDYVLEPGSDHLMIMNVHDPIEAGEDTDITITLADGTELSFENIPARTIASGDEEYVGGHGEHGSHGDSKDKH, encoded by the coding sequence ATGTCTTTGAAACTCAACCGTCGCGCAGGACTTGCACTGACCGCCGTTACCGTCGCCGGACTTTTGCTGGCAGGCTGCTCCAACTCCGCACAAGACTCCACCGCAAAGGTAGACACCGCCTCCAGTGCAGCAGCAACCACCTCCGCTACCGCAACCGAAGCACAGAAGATCACCTTCACTGACTCCTACATCAAGGCAATGGCCCCCGGTGCTGACATGACCGCAGTCTTCGGCGTTTTGCACAACAATACTGACAAGGACATCAACATCGTTGCCTTCAAGGCAGACATTGATGCCGATGTATTTGAACTTCATGAGGTCGTTGACGGCAAGATGCGCATGAAGGAAGGCGGTTTCATTATCCCAGCAGGTCAAGACTATGTCCTTGAACCAGGCTCCGACCACTTGATGATCATGAACGTCCATGACCCAATCGAAGCTGGCGAAGACACCGACATCACCATCACCCTAGCCGACGGCACGGAGCTGTCCTTCGAGAACATCCCAGCCCGCACCATCGCATCCGGCGACGAAGAATACGTCGGCGGACACGGTGAGCACGGCAGCCACGGTGACTCCAAAGACAAGCACTAA
- a CDS encoding copper resistance CopC family protein, translated as MQRKTLKQRLAASSLAAGLTLAGATTFSIASQHNHAWAHDAVVGGKPFDGETLETMPDTLVLEFSGEPKNGFNTMAVSDANKNVLFSGEPTVEGRNISIKVPDNIEFPPGEYTIGFQITSSDGHSTRGKTNFFISDSAQQTPTPTTKNTPAETTAQTGDPVIDGITAAGFGGVWLWVAAAIGVCALIALAVMTIMRNKK; from the coding sequence ATGCAAAGGAAAACGCTCAAGCAGCGCCTCGCAGCTTCCAGCTTGGCAGCAGGGCTGACCCTCGCAGGAGCAACCACCTTCAGCATTGCCAGCCAGCACAACCACGCCTGGGCACACGATGCAGTAGTAGGTGGCAAACCTTTCGACGGCGAAACCCTCGAAACAATGCCAGACACACTCGTGCTGGAATTTTCAGGCGAACCCAAAAACGGGTTCAACACCATGGCAGTCAGTGACGCCAACAAAAATGTCCTCTTCAGTGGTGAACCCACCGTCGAAGGTCGAAATATCAGCATCAAAGTTCCAGACAACATCGAATTCCCACCAGGCGAATACACCATCGGTTTCCAAATCACCTCCTCCGACGGGCACTCCACCCGCGGAAAAACTAACTTCTTCATCAGTGATTCAGCCCAGCAAACACCCACGCCAACAACCAAAAACACCCCAGCGGAAACAACAGCCCAAACAGGTGACCCAGTGATAGATGGGATCACCGCCGCCGGATTCGGAGGCGTATGGTTGTGGGTGGCTGCAGCAATCGGGGTTTGTGCCCTCATCGCACTGGCAGTCATGACCATCATGCGGAACAAGAAATAA
- the ltrA gene encoding group II intron reverse transcriptase/maturase gives MSADVGEVSTGAGADLWNQVFSGGNLRTALERVKTNKGAAGVDGVGVEDIDVYLREHWSGIRERLDAGTYKPLPVREVMILKPSGGWRMLGVPTVVDRVICQAIAQVLTPIFDVGFVPVSFGFRPQRSAHMALKTARGFLNEGYVWVVEVDLSKYFDTVNHDMLMSRVARKVDDKRVLKLIRAYLNAGIMADGVVRCSDAGTPQGSPLSPLLSNIMLDDFDHYLASKGTKFVRYADDIRVFVRSKRAAQRALAQSGKFLEGKLKLRVNQEKSTICHAIKAELLGYGFYLVRGDQYRFRLTKATKVRVLARVKELTARSWSVSMEYRIDRLNKYLRGWLGYFALADAKVFLNRLDEHLRRRLRMCVWKQWKRIRTRIRNLCRLGVDKQKAYEWANTSKSYWRIAGSWVLTTTLTNAYWNDQNLVSAVAYWNYKHSQYSVLV, from the coding sequence GTGTCTGCCGATGTAGGGGAAGTGTCAACTGGTGCGGGTGCTGATCTGTGGAATCAAGTCTTTTCAGGTGGCAATCTCCGCACTGCATTAGAGCGGGTTAAGACGAATAAGGGTGCTGCTGGTGTGGACGGGGTAGGTGTTGAGGATATTGACGTTTATCTGCGCGAACACTGGAGTGGCATTCGTGAGCGTCTTGACGCGGGAACGTATAAGCCGTTGCCGGTTCGTGAGGTGATGATCCTAAAGCCTTCGGGTGGTTGGCGTATGCTTGGTGTTCCGACTGTTGTTGATCGTGTGATTTGTCAGGCGATCGCGCAGGTACTTACGCCTATCTTTGATGTGGGGTTTGTGCCTGTGTCTTTTGGTTTCAGGCCTCAACGTAGCGCACATATGGCGTTAAAGACCGCACGTGGGTTTCTTAACGAGGGGTATGTGTGGGTTGTTGAGGTTGATTTGTCGAAGTATTTCGACACGGTTAATCACGACATGTTGATGTCGAGGGTGGCTCGTAAGGTTGACGATAAGCGCGTGTTGAAGCTTATTCGGGCGTATTTAAACGCTGGGATTATGGCTGATGGTGTTGTTCGGTGTAGTGATGCAGGGACTCCGCAGGGGTCACCGTTATCGCCGTTGTTGAGCAATATCATGTTGGATGATTTTGATCATTATCTTGCATCTAAGGGCACGAAGTTTGTTCGTTATGCTGATGATATTCGGGTCTTTGTTCGTTCCAAGCGTGCTGCGCAGCGTGCGCTTGCCCAGTCTGGGAAGTTTCTGGAGGGGAAGTTAAAGCTGCGGGTTAATCAGGAGAAGTCCACTATTTGTCATGCGATTAAGGCGGAGCTTTTAGGCTATGGGTTCTATCTGGTTCGTGGTGATCAGTATCGGTTTCGACTTACTAAGGCCACGAAGGTGAGGGTTTTAGCCCGAGTGAAAGAGCTTACGGCAAGATCGTGGTCGGTGTCGATGGAGTATCGCATTGACCGGTTAAACAAATATTTGCGTGGATGGCTTGGTTATTTCGCGTTGGCGGATGCGAAGGTGTTTCTTAACCGGCTGGATGAGCATCTTCGTCGTCGACTGCGGATGTGCGTATGGAAGCAGTGGAAACGTATCCGAACGCGGATACGGAACCTCTGCCGCTTGGGTGTGGATAAACAAAAGGCCTATGAGTGGGCTAATACCAGTAAGTCCTACTGGCGTATCGCTGGCTCGTGGGTGCTTACAACCACGCTTACTAATGCGTATTGGAATGACCAGAACCTCGTATCAGCCGTGGCGTATTGGAACTATAAGCACAGTCAATACTCTGTATTGGTGTAA
- a CDS encoding pyrimidine reductase family protein, with amino-acid sequence MSSLPEHLPICLPAHCEPTDSQREFLLNTQDSTHGVRACAIMSLDGSSTSNGTSGALGNTVDQSILHGLRAWADVIFVGAQTIRSENYKGAVLDERTQLRRKRLNQAAVPPIATLSNSLNFDTHSPFIHAAAPPLIFTNPHQTSIEHSTWRRRRHALNEHGVTIIDIPNLTPQACIKELKRRGYPRITVEGGPTTLADILHHNLIDTLHLSISPRIQQPTTHPLFPATTSYTHHLQLEATATSDDGLLFLRYQRRTR; translated from the coding sequence ATGAGCTCCCTGCCAGAACACTTGCCTATTTGTTTGCCCGCCCACTGCGAACCTACTGATAGCCAGCGTGAGTTTCTTCTTAACACACAGGACTCCACGCATGGGGTGCGGGCGTGTGCAATTATGAGCCTGGATGGCTCGAGCACAAGTAACGGCACCAGTGGCGCACTTGGCAACACCGTTGACCAATCTATTCTTCATGGTTTGCGCGCGTGGGCTGACGTCATCTTCGTCGGGGCGCAGACGATCCGTAGCGAAAACTATAAAGGCGCAGTTCTCGATGAACGCACGCAGCTTAGGCGTAAGCGCTTAAACCAAGCCGCCGTCCCACCTATTGCCACGCTGAGCAACAGCTTGAACTTTGACACACACTCCCCTTTCATTCACGCCGCTGCGCCACCACTTATCTTCACAAACCCCCACCAAACCAGTATCGAGCACTCAACGTGGCGACGGCGTCGACACGCACTCAACGAACACGGCGTGACCATTATCGACATCCCCAACCTCACACCGCAGGCCTGCATAAAAGAACTCAAACGCCGCGGCTACCCTCGCATCACGGTCGAAGGCGGGCCCACAACACTCGCAGACATCTTGCACCACAACCTCATCGACACCCTCCACTTAAGCATCAGCCCGCGCATCCAACAGCCCACCACACACCCACTTTTTCCCGCAACCACCTCATACACCCACCACCTCCAACTCGAAGCCACAGCCACAAGCGACGACGGTCTGCTCTTCCTCCGCTACCAACGCCGAACACGATAA
- a CDS encoding glycosyltransferase family 87 protein, whose translation MTPTLTHRLQHIWTSPHNAPTAPDTPQRTRIDALATIALWPIAILTIVHRVFFLAANGSITDDYTTVYQALRRHIDGIDVYSETYYYVDPHYLYNPGATLLLSPLAYFDNITVARMIFIIVNALAIIAGLALLTRLFHYSLKSAIFPVALTIAFLTEAVQSTLIFANINGILFLALTCYIWALHRKKSITAVIIIGLAILIKPIFLPLLFLPFIRGQISTIILGIGVPAAFNLLGWFLVPGANNYIHRTIPYLKEVRNYANASMRGFSTYFSIPSIVETGLFILFALTIIVGIIFLLRIRNADPLVWMITTTSLLLTGVFFLSALGQMYYSILLFPLLFTVLRSRSVMHSAAGWLGAFFSLTPFDFTLVNYPNLGRWLNVFQATTGWAILIIAISATAILWWWEDKAHRGNKNRSTQG comes from the coding sequence GTGACACCCACACTCACCCACCGCCTCCAGCACATATGGACCAGCCCGCACAACGCCCCCACAGCGCCCGACACACCCCAGCGCACCCGCATAGATGCGCTCGCAACAATCGCGCTGTGGCCGATCGCGATTCTCACCATCGTGCACCGCGTGTTCTTCCTCGCCGCCAACGGCTCCATTACCGACGACTACACGACTGTCTACCAAGCACTCCGCCGCCACATCGACGGCATCGACGTTTACAGCGAAACCTACTACTATGTCGACCCCCACTACCTTTACAACCCCGGTGCCACCTTGTTGCTGTCACCACTGGCGTATTTCGACAACATCACCGTTGCACGAATGATCTTCATCATCGTCAACGCACTCGCCATTATCGCAGGACTAGCACTACTTACGAGACTGTTTCACTACAGCTTGAAATCCGCTATCTTTCCCGTTGCGCTAACGATTGCATTCCTCACCGAAGCAGTCCAGAGCACCCTTATTTTCGCCAACATCAACGGCATCCTCTTTCTAGCACTCACCTGCTACATCTGGGCGCTTCACCGCAAGAAAAGCATCACCGCCGTAATCATCATTGGGCTTGCGATTCTCATTAAACCCATCTTCCTGCCACTACTGTTCTTGCCCTTTATCCGAGGCCAAATCAGCACTATCATCCTCGGTATCGGCGTACCTGCAGCCTTTAATCTCCTCGGATGGTTTCTCGTACCAGGGGCAAACAACTACATCCACCGCACAATCCCCTACCTCAAAGAAGTTCGCAACTACGCCAACGCCTCCATGCGCGGATTCTCCACCTACTTTTCCATCCCCAGCATCGTTGAAACCGGGCTTTTCATCCTCTTTGCCCTCACCATCATCGTCGGTATTATCTTCCTTCTGCGCATCCGCAATGCCGACCCCCTCGTATGGATGATCACCACTACCTCCCTGCTACTGACTGGAGTCTTCTTCCTGTCTGCCCTCGGGCAAATGTACTACTCCATCCTCCTGTTCCCCCTCCTGTTTACCGTCCTGCGCTCACGCTCAGTCATGCACAGCGCAGCTGGGTGGTTGGGCGCATTTTTTAGCCTCACCCCCTTCGACTTCACCCTCGTCAACTACCCCAACTTGGGCCGATGGCTTAACGTATTCCAAGCCACCACTGGCTGGGCTATTCTCATCATTGCCATCAGCGCCACCGCCATACTGTGGTGGTGGGAAGATAAAGCACACCGTGGGAATAAAAACAGATCCACCCAGGGTTGA
- the msrB gene encoding peptide-methionine (R)-S-oxide reductase MsrB, whose protein sequence is MTDFKLITDAQWRERLNDEEYRVLRQAGTEAPHIGEYTNTTTEGVYSCKACNTELFRSSEKFQSHCGWPSFFSPLAGDKIIERQDLSHGMVRTEVLCATCESHLGHVFSGEGYDTPTNLRYCINSICLSLEEKPIETATDDN, encoded by the coding sequence ATGACCGACTTCAAGCTCATCACCGACGCGCAGTGGCGTGAGCGCCTCAACGACGAGGAATACCGCGTACTACGCCAAGCAGGCACCGAAGCACCACATATCGGCGAGTACACCAACACCACCACCGAGGGTGTCTATTCCTGCAAAGCATGCAACACCGAGCTTTTCCGCTCCAGTGAAAAATTTCAATCCCACTGTGGTTGGCCCTCCTTCTTCTCGCCCCTTGCCGGCGACAAGATCATCGAGCGCCAAGATCTTAGCCATGGCATGGTCCGCACCGAAGTGTTATGCGCCACATGTGAATCCCACCTTGGCCACGTCTTCTCCGGCGAAGGCTACGATACCCCCACAAACCTGCGTTACTGCATTAACTCCATCTGCCTTAGCCTTGAGGAAAAGCCTATCGAAACAGCAACCGACGACAACTAA
- the hemQ gene encoding hydrogen peroxide-dependent heme synthase, which yields MAEKLNYDELNSMQRYTQWAVFRAIPGALGTERDEIIEQARAFFAQLEQQGTVVVRGIYDLAGCRADADFMIWWHAEEFDDVQKAFADFRRETSLGQLTEVSWIGNGLHRPSEFNKSHLPSFIMGEEPGAWITVYPFVRSYDWYVMDPKDRRRILAEHGMQARDFPDVRANTVPSFALGDYEWMLAFEAPQLHRIVDLMHQMRYTEARLHVREEIPFFSGRRVGDIAELVRVLP from the coding sequence ATGGCTGAAAAACTGAATTACGACGAACTCAATAGCATGCAGCGTTATACGCAGTGGGCAGTGTTCCGTGCCATCCCAGGTGCATTGGGGACCGAACGTGACGAGATTATCGAACAGGCTCGCGCATTTTTCGCGCAGCTGGAGCAGCAGGGAACGGTTGTTGTTCGGGGCATTTATGATCTCGCAGGCTGCCGCGCCGATGCTGACTTTATGATTTGGTGGCATGCGGAAGAATTCGATGATGTTCAGAAAGCTTTTGCCGATTTCCGTCGAGAGACATCATTGGGCCAGTTGACGGAAGTCAGCTGGATTGGTAACGGTTTGCACCGACCAAGTGAGTTCAACAAGTCCCACCTTCCAAGCTTCATCATGGGTGAGGAGCCTGGCGCGTGGATTACGGTATACCCATTCGTGCGTTCCTACGATTGGTATGTAATGGATCCGAAGGATCGTCGCCGGATTCTTGCCGAGCACGGTATGCAAGCGCGTGATTTCCCAGACGTGCGAGCCAATACCGTTCCATCCTTTGCATTGGGTGATTACGAGTGGATGCTTGCCTTCGAGGCACCGCAGCTGCACCGCATTGTTGATTTGATGCACCAAATGCGTTACACAGAGGCACGTTTGCACGTGCGTGAGGAAATCCCGTTCTTCAGTGGTCGCCGAGTAGGCGATATTGCTGAACTGGTGCGCGTTTTGCCTTAA
- a CDS encoding DUF3000 domain-containing protein, translating to MTGTPHSPQAVPLHKGTDNSAPDDFSRAVDSMHQARLRPEISLGTIRPPQRLAPFSHAIGLEVIRGSELDLVNPADAEGDAFGRLILLHDPGADDAWDGSMRLVAYIQADMDHAVASDPLLPEVAWQWLTEGLSEGGADYTNLGGTVTSTSSVRFGEIGGPPSAYQLEMRASWTASGINLTPHVVAFSKVLANVAGLPPEGIAQLGR from the coding sequence GTGACTGGAACCCCACATTCGCCGCAAGCAGTACCGCTGCATAAGGGCACAGACAACTCCGCGCCTGACGATTTTTCACGTGCGGTTGATTCCATGCATCAGGCACGGCTGCGTCCCGAAATTTCGCTCGGCACGATTCGCCCACCGCAGCGTCTCGCACCTTTCAGCCATGCCATTGGTTTGGAAGTTATTCGTGGCAGCGAGTTGGATTTGGTCAATCCCGCTGATGCTGAGGGTGACGCTTTTGGTCGTCTGATTTTGCTCCACGATCCTGGCGCCGATGATGCGTGGGATGGCAGCATGCGACTGGTCGCCTACATTCAAGCTGATATGGATCACGCTGTTGCTTCCGACCCCTTGTTGCCTGAAGTTGCTTGGCAGTGGCTGACGGAGGGTTTGAGCGAAGGCGGTGCTGATTACACGAATTTGGGCGGCACTGTCACCTCGACGTCAAGCGTTCGTTTCGGTGAGATTGGCGGCCCTCCCTCCGCCTATCAGTTGGAGATGCGTGCTTCGTGGACGGCGTCAGGAATCAATTTAACTCCGCATGTGGTGGCATTTTCCAAAGTGTTGGCTAATGTTGCTGGTCTTCCACCTGAGGGGATCGCTCAGTTGGGTCGCTAA
- a CDS encoding HRDC domain-containing protein: MPDFLSVPRDGVPLVSAGEAGIFAAADVLALGHGPFAVDTERASGFRYDDRAFLLQIRRAGAGTVLIDVESSPTATTAALQPVLGGADWIIHAAPSDLPCLSRLDLYPGRLFDTELAGRLLGHERVNLAAMVNHYCGVDLAKGHGAEDWSKRPLPQEWLAYAALDVECLLDLARAMAKDLKRQNKVEWADQECAHIQKRFAHYEFSPKTWLDLKGLSNLRTPMKLAVAKHLWEVRDRQARSTDTAPSALLPDRALVALAAELPTAAHQVMSVKNYPPRLRKSATIWAREVTFAKASNRRSWPKPAEVIAYHAAKFSGVPDKRSLQADYPVVYSALDRVKTMLDVVAEKNQLPLENLISPGDMRTLVWQMKHEGLISSRAQLQAAMESVGVRPWQQELCMRAFLRIL, from the coding sequence ATGCCCGATTTTCTTTCTGTTCCTCGTGATGGCGTTCCGTTGGTGTCTGCTGGTGAAGCGGGGATTTTTGCGGCCGCTGATGTTTTAGCGCTAGGCCATGGCCCTTTTGCTGTTGATACTGAGCGGGCGAGCGGTTTCCGCTACGACGACCGCGCTTTCTTATTACAGATCCGTCGTGCGGGTGCGGGCACTGTGCTTATCGACGTCGAATCGTCACCGACTGCGACTACCGCAGCGTTGCAGCCAGTACTTGGTGGTGCCGATTGGATTATTCATGCTGCCCCGAGTGATCTGCCGTGTTTGTCCCGCCTCGATCTGTATCCCGGCCGGTTGTTTGATACGGAATTGGCTGGTCGGCTGCTTGGCCACGAGCGGGTGAATTTGGCTGCGATGGTGAACCACTACTGTGGTGTAGATCTTGCCAAGGGGCATGGTGCTGAGGATTGGTCGAAGCGTCCGTTACCCCAAGAATGGCTGGCCTATGCTGCTTTAGATGTTGAGTGTCTTTTAGACTTGGCGCGTGCGATGGCTAAAGATTTGAAGCGTCAGAATAAGGTGGAGTGGGCTGATCAGGAGTGTGCGCATATCCAGAAGCGTTTTGCGCACTATGAGTTTAGCCCCAAAACGTGGCTTGATCTTAAGGGCTTGTCCAATTTGCGCACGCCGATGAAGTTGGCGGTGGCTAAGCATCTGTGGGAGGTGCGCGATCGTCAGGCACGTTCGACTGATACTGCGCCGTCTGCGTTGCTGCCAGATCGCGCACTGGTTGCTTTAGCCGCTGAATTACCGACTGCCGCGCACCAGGTGATGAGTGTGAAGAACTATCCGCCACGGTTGCGTAAGAGCGCCACCATCTGGGCTAGAGAAGTCACGTTTGCCAAGGCGAGTAATAGGCGTAGTTGGCCGAAGCCAGCAGAGGTTATTGCTTATCACGCCGCAAAGTTTAGCGGTGTGCCGGATAAGCGGAGTTTGCAGGCGGATTATCCGGTTGTGTATTCCGCTTTGGATCGTGTGAAAACCATGTTGGACGTTGTGGCGGAGAAAAATCAGTTGCCGCTGGAAAATCTCATCTCCCCTGGCGATATGCGCACGTTAGTGTGGCAGATGAAGCACGAAGGGCTCATTTCCTCCCGCGCGCAGTTGCAAGCCGCCATGGAGAGTGTGGGGGTGCGCCCGTGGCAGCAAGAATTATGTATGCGCGCATTCCTGCGCATCCTCTAG